A single genomic interval of Prunus dulcis chromosome 5, ALMONDv2, whole genome shotgun sequence harbors:
- the LOC117627438 gene encoding protein Dr1 homolog, with protein sequence MEPMDIIGKSKEDASLPKATMTKIIKEMLPPDVRVARDAQDLLIECCVEFINLISSESNEVCSREEKRTIAPEHVLKALQVLGFSEYIEEVYSAYEQHKLETMHDVAKSVKWGNGAEMTEEEALAEQQRMFAEARARMNGGATAPKQPDPEQSLES encoded by the exons ATGGAGCCGATGGACATCATCGGGAAGTCAAAGGAAGATGCTTCGCTTCCGAAAG CAACCATGACCAAGATTATTAAAGAGATGTTGCCGCCAGATGTCCGTGTTGCAAGAGATGCTCAAGATCTTTTGATTGAGTGTTGTGTAG AGTTTATAAATCTCATCTCATCAGAGTCTAATGAAGTTTGTAGCAGAGAGGAGAAAAGAACAATAGCACCTGAGCATGTACTCAAGGCTTTACAG GTTCTTGGGTTTAGCGAGTACATTGAGGAAGTTTATTCAGCATATGAACAACACAAGCTTGAGACTATG CATGACGTGGCAAAAAGTGTGAAATGGGGCAACGGAGCCGAGATGACAGAGGAAGAAGCCTTGGCTGAGCAGCAGAGGATGTTTGCAGAGGCACGTGCTAGAATGAACGGTGGAGCCACTGCGCCCAAGCAACCAGACCCTGAACAAAGTTTAGAGAGCTAA
- the LOC117627437 gene encoding protein MIZU-KUSSEI 1, whose protein sequence is MKTVSMARTLQDSSSKRHFHWTNKVGTEDDDHVALPSFKSSSSSKTTDHEEEKNTEHDHHPKPQHGHVAAAAAAHQLPRRKLQAAAVSRLRSVLTAFGKNRSSLPLGLGPRVVGTLFGSRRGHVHFAFQRDPNSQPAFLIELATPISGLVREMASGLVRIALECDKDKEEMKKKDKALRLLEEPVWRTFCNGKKYGFASRRECGPKEWKVLKAVEPISMGAGVLPAAAGNEAEDGSDGELMYMRAKFERVVGSRDSEAFYMMNPDSNGAPELSIYLLRV, encoded by the coding sequence ATGAAGACAGTGAGCATGGCAAGGACCTTGCAAGACTCTTCCTCCAAGAGACACTTCCACTGGACAAACAAGGTTGGTActgaagatgatgatcatGTAGCGCTTCCAAGCTTCAAGTCCTCATCCTCCTCAAAAACAACTGATcatgaggaagagaagaacACAGAGCATGATCATCATCCCAAACCACAACATGGCCATGTGGCTGCAGCAGCGGCAGCTCATCAACTTCCAAGGAGGAAACTTCAGGCAGCTGCAGTGTCCAGGCTCCGTTCGGTTCTCACCGCCTTCGGTAAGAACCGTTCGAGCCTACCACTCGGGCTTGGACCCCGAGTGGTAGGCACCCTTTTCGGCTCTAGGCGTGGTCATGTACATTTTGCATTCCAGAGGGACCCAAATTCACAACCAGCCTTTTTGATCGAGCTTGCCACTCCAATCAGTGGGTTGGTTCGAGAAATGGCATCTGGGCTCGTTAGAATTGCCTTGGAGTGtgacaaagacaaagaagaaatgaaaaagaaagacaaagcTCTGAGGCTGCTAGAAGAGCCTGTGTGGAGAACATTTTGCAACGGCAAGAAGTATGGTTTTGCAAGCAGAAGAGAATGTGGGCCCAAGGAGTGGAAGGTGCTGAAAGCTGTGGAGCCAATTTCAATGGGGGCGGGTGTTTTGCCAGCTGCTGCAGGGAATGAAGCTGAAGATGGGTCCGATGGTGAACTCATGTACATGAGGGCCAAGTTTGAGAGAGTTGTTGGATCCAGAGACTCTGAGGCCTTCTACATGATGAACCCTGATAGCAATGGAGCTCCTGAACTCAGTATCTATTTGCTTCGAGTCTAA
- the LOC117629219 gene encoding kinesin-like protein KIN-8A isoform X2 — MPVSTRSQINQGQNEPNPLESSKPWSNQEQNHANLPLRNPHHGLKEKMKALTQLYEKQKQASAALRNQSSKTDQELRLTTHPSVELIGSCKKEEKESKPSHVMRENNNTMHNSTITRTYVLPQPPTHDAKENVVGGNDKILSFTSCPRKAKASTAVARRLSMGGHVPHVPQPESKEAEGTKNVPESETTSASEKHTSRILVFVRLRPMAKKEKEVGSRCCVRIVNRRDVYLTEFANENDYLRLKRLRGRHFTFDASFPDTTSQQEVYSTTTVELVEAVLQGRNGSVFCYGATGAGKTYTMLGTLENPGVMVLAIKDLFTKIRKRSCDGNHVVHLSYLEVYNESVRDLLSPGRPLVLREDKQGIVAAGLTQYRAYSTDEVMALLQQGNQNRTTEPTRANETSSRSHAILQVVIEYRVRDASMNVVNRIGKLSLIDLAGSERALATDQRTVRSLEGANINRSLLALSSCINALVEGKKHIPYRNSKLTQLLKDSLGGACNTVMIANISPCNLSFGETQNTLHWADRAKEIRTKACDVNEEVLQVPESDTDQAKLLLELQKENRELRVQLAHQQQKLLVIRAQSLAANASPTPSSVTSLLTPPTCAQPNEKRKPRPSFLTGNCFTPESKKKGAEEAVRELRKTVKALEAEIEKMKKDHTSLLKQKDDLIRELSRKSEKTPGAAGREGGSKRIVTRASLRPQEPRTSLRPQEPRTSLRPQEPSTGELKSPSHRFRSPVPTAKKRSFWDITTANSPSVATLNGRKTRSHVISEPAGAPSMLLQVLQDNSPSIGSNIGQTGRKGEIAT, encoded by the exons ATGCCTGTCTCAACTCGGTCTCAAATCAACCAAGGGCAAAATGAACCAAACCCTTTGGAGAGTAGCAAACCCTGGTCAAATCAAGAACAAAACCATGCGAATCTTCCACTGAGAAACCCCCACCATGGCTTGAAAGAAAAGATGAAAGCTTTAACTCAGCTCTATGAGAAGCAAAAGCAAGCCTCGGCAGCTCTCAGGAACCAGTCTTCAAAAACCGATCAGGAGCTGCGGCTCACAACTCACCCGAGCGTCGAGCTTATTGGTTCTTGtaaaaaagaggagaaagaaTCGAAGCCTAGCCATGTGATGCGAGAGAACAACAACACAATGCACAACTCCACCATTACAAGAACTTATGTTCTGCCTCAACCACCAACCCATGACGCCAAGGAGAATGTGGTGGGCGGCAATGACAAAATTCTCAGCTTTACTTCGTGCCCGAGAAAGGCCAAGGCTTCTACTGCAGTAGCACGGAGGCTGTCAATGGGAGGTCACGTGCCTCACGTGCCGCAGCCGGAGTCTAAAGAGGCGGAGGGAACTAAGAATGTTCCAGAATCGGAGACCACTTCGGCTTCCGAGAAACACACAAGTCGGATTCTTGTGTTTGTGAGGCTCAGGCCGATGGCcaagaaggagaaggaagtGGGTTCTCGGTGCTGTGTTCGAATTGTGAACAGGCGTGACGTTTATCTCACGGAGTTTGCGAACGAGAACGATTATCTGAGGCTGAAGCGTCTTCGAGGACGACATTTCACCTTCGATGCTTCTTTCCCAGATACCACTTCTCAACAAGAAGTTTATTCCACCAC TACGGTAGAGCTTGTGGAAGCAGTTCTGCAGGGAAGGAATGGATCAGTCTTCTGCTATGGTGCTACAGGAGCTGGAAAAACATACACAATGCTAGGCACGCTGGAGAATCCGGGAGTTATGGTTTTGGCAATCAAGGACCTCTTTACCAAGATAAGGAAGAGGAGCTGTGATGGAAACCATGTGGTTCATCTGTCCTATCTTGAGGTCTATAATGAAAGTGTCAGGGATTTGCTCTCTCCTGGAAGGCCTCTGGTACTTAGAGAAGACAAACAG GGGATAGTGGCAGCCGGACTTACACAATACAGAGCTTATTCCACCGATGAA GTCATGGCATTGCTTCAGCAGGGAAACCAAAACCGAACTACTGAACCAACTCGCGCTAATGAAACTTCCTCACGGTCCCATGCTATTTTGCAG GTTGTGATTGAATACCGGGTAAGAGATGCTTCCATGAATGTGGTCAACCGAATTGGCAAGCTCTCACTTATTGATCTTGCCGGGTCAGAGAGAGCCCTTGCCACGGATCAGAGGACAGTTAGATCTCTCGAGGGTGCCAACATAAATCGGTCACTCCTCGCACTGAGCAGCTGTATCAATGCTCTAGTGGAGGGGAAGAAACACATACCTTATCGGAATTCAAAGTTGACCCAACTTCTCAAAGATTCTTTAGGAGGAGCTTGTAACACTGTGATGATTGCTAATATCAGCCCATGTAATCTCTCCTTTGGTGAAACCCAAAACACTCTTCATTGGGCTGATCGAGCAAAGGAAATTAGGACAAAG GCATGTGATGTGAACGAGGAAGTACTGCAAGTACCTGAATCTGATACTGATCAGGCCAAGCTATTACTTGAACTACAGAAAGAGAATCGTGAACTGCGAGTACAACTAGCACATCAGCAACAGAAATTATTAGTTATACGAGCACAATCCTTGGCTGCAAATGCCTCTCCAACCCCTTCTTCAGTTACATCTCTTTTGACCCCTCCAACTTGTGCCCAACCAAACGAGAAGCGGAAACCCAGACCCTCTTTCTTGACTGGGAATTGTTTCACACCAGAATCCAAGAAAAAAGGTGCTGAGGAAGCAGTTAGAGAGCTTCGTAAGACTGTAAAGGCATTGGAAGCAGAAatagagaagatgaagaaagatCACACTTCACTTCTAAAGCAGAAGGATGATCTCATTCGTGAGCTTTCACGGAAAAGTGAAAAAACACCAGGAGCAGCAGGGAGGGAGGGGGGATCAAAGAGGATAGTTACAAGGGCTAGCTTGAGACCACAGGAACCAAGGACTAGCTTGAGACCACAGGAGCCAAGAACTAGCTTGAGACCACAGGAGCCAAGCACTGGTGAGCTGAAGAGTCCGAGTCACCGTTTTAGGTCACCAGTCCCAACGGCTAAAAAACGAAGCTTTTGGGACATAACTACGGCAAACAGCCCATCAGTAGCTACACTAAATGGAAGAAAAACTAGAAGCCATGTCATTTCTGAACCTGCTGGAGCTCCCTCCATGCTTCTTCAG GTTTTGCAAGACAACAGCCCGAGCATTGGAAGTAACATTGGACAAAcaggaagaaaaggagaaatagCTACTTAG
- the LOC117629219 gene encoding kinesin-like protein KIN-8A isoform X3 translates to MPVSTRSQINQGQNEPNPLESSKPWSNQEQNHANLPLRNPHHGLKEKMKALTQLYEKQKQASAALRNQSSKTDQELRLTTHPSVELIGSCKKEEKESKPSHVMRENNNTMHNSTITRTYVLPQPPTHDAKENVVGGNDKILSFTSCPRKAKASTAVARRLSMGGHVPHVPQPESKEAEGTKNVPESETTSASEKHTSRILVFVRLRPMAKKEKEVGSRCCVRIVNRRDVYLTEFANENDYLRLKRLRGRHFTFDASFPDTTSQQEVYSTTTVELVEAVLQGRNGSVFCYGATGAGKTYTMLGTLENPGVMVLAIKDLFTKIRKRSCDGNHVVHLSYLEVYNESVRDLLSPGRPLVLREDKQGIVAAGLTQYRAYSTDEVMALLQQGNQNRTTEPTRANETSSRSHAILQVVIEYRVRDASMNVVNRIGKLSLIDLAGSERALATDQRTVRSLEGANINRSLLALSSCINALVEGKKHIPYRNSKLTQLLKDSLGGACNTVMIANISPCNLSFGETQNTLHWADRAKEIRTKACDVNEEVLQVPESDTDQAKLLLELQKENRELRVQLAHQQQKLLVIRAQSLAANASPTPSSVTSLLTPPTCAQPNEKRKPRPSFLTGNCFTPESKKKGAEEAVRELRKTVKALEAEIEKMKKDHTSLLKQKDDLIRELSRKSEKTPGAAGREGGSKRIVTRASLRPQEPRTSLRPQEPRTSLRPQEPSTGELKSPSHRFRSPVPTAKKRSFWDITTANSPSVATLNGRKTRSHVISEPAGAPSMLLQPGFARQQPEHWK, encoded by the exons ATGCCTGTCTCAACTCGGTCTCAAATCAACCAAGGGCAAAATGAACCAAACCCTTTGGAGAGTAGCAAACCCTGGTCAAATCAAGAACAAAACCATGCGAATCTTCCACTGAGAAACCCCCACCATGGCTTGAAAGAAAAGATGAAAGCTTTAACTCAGCTCTATGAGAAGCAAAAGCAAGCCTCGGCAGCTCTCAGGAACCAGTCTTCAAAAACCGATCAGGAGCTGCGGCTCACAACTCACCCGAGCGTCGAGCTTATTGGTTCTTGtaaaaaagaggagaaagaaTCGAAGCCTAGCCATGTGATGCGAGAGAACAACAACACAATGCACAACTCCACCATTACAAGAACTTATGTTCTGCCTCAACCACCAACCCATGACGCCAAGGAGAATGTGGTGGGCGGCAATGACAAAATTCTCAGCTTTACTTCGTGCCCGAGAAAGGCCAAGGCTTCTACTGCAGTAGCACGGAGGCTGTCAATGGGAGGTCACGTGCCTCACGTGCCGCAGCCGGAGTCTAAAGAGGCGGAGGGAACTAAGAATGTTCCAGAATCGGAGACCACTTCGGCTTCCGAGAAACACACAAGTCGGATTCTTGTGTTTGTGAGGCTCAGGCCGATGGCcaagaaggagaaggaagtGGGTTCTCGGTGCTGTGTTCGAATTGTGAACAGGCGTGACGTTTATCTCACGGAGTTTGCGAACGAGAACGATTATCTGAGGCTGAAGCGTCTTCGAGGACGACATTTCACCTTCGATGCTTCTTTCCCAGATACCACTTCTCAACAAGAAGTTTATTCCACCAC TACGGTAGAGCTTGTGGAAGCAGTTCTGCAGGGAAGGAATGGATCAGTCTTCTGCTATGGTGCTACAGGAGCTGGAAAAACATACACAATGCTAGGCACGCTGGAGAATCCGGGAGTTATGGTTTTGGCAATCAAGGACCTCTTTACCAAGATAAGGAAGAGGAGCTGTGATGGAAACCATGTGGTTCATCTGTCCTATCTTGAGGTCTATAATGAAAGTGTCAGGGATTTGCTCTCTCCTGGAAGGCCTCTGGTACTTAGAGAAGACAAACAG GGGATAGTGGCAGCCGGACTTACACAATACAGAGCTTATTCCACCGATGAA GTCATGGCATTGCTTCAGCAGGGAAACCAAAACCGAACTACTGAACCAACTCGCGCTAATGAAACTTCCTCACGGTCCCATGCTATTTTGCAG GTTGTGATTGAATACCGGGTAAGAGATGCTTCCATGAATGTGGTCAACCGAATTGGCAAGCTCTCACTTATTGATCTTGCCGGGTCAGAGAGAGCCCTTGCCACGGATCAGAGGACAGTTAGATCTCTCGAGGGTGCCAACATAAATCGGTCACTCCTCGCACTGAGCAGCTGTATCAATGCTCTAGTGGAGGGGAAGAAACACATACCTTATCGGAATTCAAAGTTGACCCAACTTCTCAAAGATTCTTTAGGAGGAGCTTGTAACACTGTGATGATTGCTAATATCAGCCCATGTAATCTCTCCTTTGGTGAAACCCAAAACACTCTTCATTGGGCTGATCGAGCAAAGGAAATTAGGACAAAG GCATGTGATGTGAACGAGGAAGTACTGCAAGTACCTGAATCTGATACTGATCAGGCCAAGCTATTACTTGAACTACAGAAAGAGAATCGTGAACTGCGAGTACAACTAGCACATCAGCAACAGAAATTATTAGTTATACGAGCACAATCCTTGGCTGCAAATGCCTCTCCAACCCCTTCTTCAGTTACATCTCTTTTGACCCCTCCAACTTGTGCCCAACCAAACGAGAAGCGGAAACCCAGACCCTCTTTCTTGACTGGGAATTGTTTCACACCAGAATCCAAGAAAAAAGGTGCTGAGGAAGCAGTTAGAGAGCTTCGTAAGACTGTAAAGGCATTGGAAGCAGAAatagagaagatgaagaaagatCACACTTCACTTCTAAAGCAGAAGGATGATCTCATTCGTGAGCTTTCACGGAAAAGTGAAAAAACACCAGGAGCAGCAGGGAGGGAGGGGGGATCAAAGAGGATAGTTACAAGGGCTAGCTTGAGACCACAGGAACCAAGGACTAGCTTGAGACCACAGGAGCCAAGAACTAGCTTGAGACCACAGGAGCCAAGCACTGGTGAGCTGAAGAGTCCGAGTCACCGTTTTAGGTCACCAGTCCCAACGGCTAAAAAACGAAGCTTTTGGGACATAACTACGGCAAACAGCCCATCAGTAGCTACACTAAATGGAAGAAAAACTAGAAGCCATGTCATTTCTGAACCTGCTGGAGCTCCCTCCATGCTTCTTCAG CCAGGTTTTGCAAGACAACAGCCCGAGCATTGGAAGTAA
- the LOC117629219 gene encoding kinesin-like protein KIN-8A isoform X1 gives MPVSTRSQINQGQNEPNPLESSKPWSNQEQNHANLPLRNPHHGLKEKMKALTQLYEKQKQASAALRNQSSKTDQELRLTTHPSVELIGSCKKEEKESKPSHVMRENNNTMHNSTITRTYVLPQPPTHDAKENVVGGNDKILSFTSCPRKAKASTAVARRLSMGGHVPHVPQPESKEAEGTKNVPESETTSASEKHTSRILVFVRLRPMAKKEKEVGSRCCVRIVNRRDVYLTEFANENDYLRLKRLRGRHFTFDASFPDTTSQQEVYSTTTVELVEAVLQGRNGSVFCYGATGAGKTYTMLGTLENPGVMVLAIKDLFTKIRKRSCDGNHVVHLSYLEVYNESVRDLLSPGRPLVLREDKQGIVAAGLTQYRAYSTDEVMALLQQGNQNRTTEPTRANETSSRSHAILQVVIEYRVRDASMNVVNRIGKLSLIDLAGSERALATDQRTVRSLEGANINRSLLALSSCINALVEGKKHIPYRNSKLTQLLKDSLGGACNTVMIANISPCNLSFGETQNTLHWADRAKEIRTKACDVNEEVLQVPESDTDQAKLLLELQKENRELRVQLAHQQQKLLVIRAQSLAANASPTPSSVTSLLTPPTCAQPNEKRKPRPSFLTGNCFTPESKKKGAEEAVRELRKTVKALEAEIEKMKKDHTSLLKQKDDLIRELSRKSEKTPGAAGREGGSKRIVTRASLRPQEPRTSLRPQEPRTSLRPQEPSTGELKSPSHRFRSPVPTAKKRSFWDITTANSPSVATLNGRKTRSHVISEPAGAPSMLLQLAYPCFWFVIFFGPHIINCTIQPGFARQQPEHWK, from the exons ATGCCTGTCTCAACTCGGTCTCAAATCAACCAAGGGCAAAATGAACCAAACCCTTTGGAGAGTAGCAAACCCTGGTCAAATCAAGAACAAAACCATGCGAATCTTCCACTGAGAAACCCCCACCATGGCTTGAAAGAAAAGATGAAAGCTTTAACTCAGCTCTATGAGAAGCAAAAGCAAGCCTCGGCAGCTCTCAGGAACCAGTCTTCAAAAACCGATCAGGAGCTGCGGCTCACAACTCACCCGAGCGTCGAGCTTATTGGTTCTTGtaaaaaagaggagaaagaaTCGAAGCCTAGCCATGTGATGCGAGAGAACAACAACACAATGCACAACTCCACCATTACAAGAACTTATGTTCTGCCTCAACCACCAACCCATGACGCCAAGGAGAATGTGGTGGGCGGCAATGACAAAATTCTCAGCTTTACTTCGTGCCCGAGAAAGGCCAAGGCTTCTACTGCAGTAGCACGGAGGCTGTCAATGGGAGGTCACGTGCCTCACGTGCCGCAGCCGGAGTCTAAAGAGGCGGAGGGAACTAAGAATGTTCCAGAATCGGAGACCACTTCGGCTTCCGAGAAACACACAAGTCGGATTCTTGTGTTTGTGAGGCTCAGGCCGATGGCcaagaaggagaaggaagtGGGTTCTCGGTGCTGTGTTCGAATTGTGAACAGGCGTGACGTTTATCTCACGGAGTTTGCGAACGAGAACGATTATCTGAGGCTGAAGCGTCTTCGAGGACGACATTTCACCTTCGATGCTTCTTTCCCAGATACCACTTCTCAACAAGAAGTTTATTCCACCAC TACGGTAGAGCTTGTGGAAGCAGTTCTGCAGGGAAGGAATGGATCAGTCTTCTGCTATGGTGCTACAGGAGCTGGAAAAACATACACAATGCTAGGCACGCTGGAGAATCCGGGAGTTATGGTTTTGGCAATCAAGGACCTCTTTACCAAGATAAGGAAGAGGAGCTGTGATGGAAACCATGTGGTTCATCTGTCCTATCTTGAGGTCTATAATGAAAGTGTCAGGGATTTGCTCTCTCCTGGAAGGCCTCTGGTACTTAGAGAAGACAAACAG GGGATAGTGGCAGCCGGACTTACACAATACAGAGCTTATTCCACCGATGAA GTCATGGCATTGCTTCAGCAGGGAAACCAAAACCGAACTACTGAACCAACTCGCGCTAATGAAACTTCCTCACGGTCCCATGCTATTTTGCAG GTTGTGATTGAATACCGGGTAAGAGATGCTTCCATGAATGTGGTCAACCGAATTGGCAAGCTCTCACTTATTGATCTTGCCGGGTCAGAGAGAGCCCTTGCCACGGATCAGAGGACAGTTAGATCTCTCGAGGGTGCCAACATAAATCGGTCACTCCTCGCACTGAGCAGCTGTATCAATGCTCTAGTGGAGGGGAAGAAACACATACCTTATCGGAATTCAAAGTTGACCCAACTTCTCAAAGATTCTTTAGGAGGAGCTTGTAACACTGTGATGATTGCTAATATCAGCCCATGTAATCTCTCCTTTGGTGAAACCCAAAACACTCTTCATTGGGCTGATCGAGCAAAGGAAATTAGGACAAAG GCATGTGATGTGAACGAGGAAGTACTGCAAGTACCTGAATCTGATACTGATCAGGCCAAGCTATTACTTGAACTACAGAAAGAGAATCGTGAACTGCGAGTACAACTAGCACATCAGCAACAGAAATTATTAGTTATACGAGCACAATCCTTGGCTGCAAATGCCTCTCCAACCCCTTCTTCAGTTACATCTCTTTTGACCCCTCCAACTTGTGCCCAACCAAACGAGAAGCGGAAACCCAGACCCTCTTTCTTGACTGGGAATTGTTTCACACCAGAATCCAAGAAAAAAGGTGCTGAGGAAGCAGTTAGAGAGCTTCGTAAGACTGTAAAGGCATTGGAAGCAGAAatagagaagatgaagaaagatCACACTTCACTTCTAAAGCAGAAGGATGATCTCATTCGTGAGCTTTCACGGAAAAGTGAAAAAACACCAGGAGCAGCAGGGAGGGAGGGGGGATCAAAGAGGATAGTTACAAGGGCTAGCTTGAGACCACAGGAACCAAGGACTAGCTTGAGACCACAGGAGCCAAGAACTAGCTTGAGACCACAGGAGCCAAGCACTGGTGAGCTGAAGAGTCCGAGTCACCGTTTTAGGTCACCAGTCCCAACGGCTAAAAAACGAAGCTTTTGGGACATAACTACGGCAAACAGCCCATCAGTAGCTACACTAAATGGAAGAAAAACTAGAAGCCATGTCATTTCTGAACCTGCTGGAGCTCCCTCCATGCTTCTTCAG CTTGCATATCCATGTTTCTGGTTTGTGATATTTTTTGGACCGCACATCATCAATTGCACCATTCAGCCAGGTTTTGCAAGACAACAGCCCGAGCATTGGAAGTAA
- the LOC117628606 gene encoding DEAD-box ATP-dependent RNA helicase 27 translates to MTDAIPYASPDDETKKKKRKRNRGKKQSESADTEQAEPQNPVPAKQQQEEEIEKEEKGEVEEQAKDEEKKTKKRKSSKGEEAEAKIPSEKKVKSDGASGIMSTQSFVSLNLSENTFKAIQEMNFQYMTQIQARAIPPLLIGQDVLGAARTGSGKTLAFLIPAVELLYNTHFASRNGTGVVVICPTRELAIQTHAVAKDLLKYHSQTLGLVIGGSARRGEAERIVKGVNLLVATPGRLLDHLQNTKGFIYKNLKCLMIDEADRLLEANFEEEMKQIIKYLPKDRQTALFSATQTKKVEDLVKLSFRKDQKPIYVDVDEGRTKVTNEGLQQGYCIVPSAKRFLLLYSFLTKNLSKKVMVFFSSCNSVKFHSELLKYVNVDCFDIHGKQKQQKRTTTFFDFCKAEKGILLCTDVAARGLDIPAVDWILQFDPPDEPKEYIHRVGRTARGEGGKGKALLFLIPEELQFIRYLKAAKVPVKEHVFNEKQLKNVQSQLEKMVEGNYYLRKSAKEAYTSYLLSYNSHSMKDIFNVHRLDLQAVAASFCFSNPPKVNLNLDSSASKFRKKMRKVEGSRNGFSESNPYGRQKGGDDNRQFARH, encoded by the exons ATGACAGACGCAATCCCTTACGCATCTCCGGACGAcgagacgaagaagaagaagcgcAAGAGAAACAGAGGGAAGAAACAATCAGAATCGGCAGACACCGAACAAGCAGAGCCTCAAAACCCTGTTCCggcaaaacaacaacaagaagaagaaatagaaaaagaagaaaaaggagaagttGAGGAACAAGCTAAggatgaagagaagaagaccaagaagaggaagagttCGAAGGGAGAGGAAGCAGAGGCTAAAATCCCTAGCGAGAAGAAGGTGAAGAGTGATGGAGCGTCTGGGATTATGAGCACACAGTCCTTTGTTTCCTTGAATTTGTCTGAGAACACTTTCAAGGCCATTCAAGAAATGAACTTTCAGTATATGACTCAG ATTCAAGCCAGAGCAATCCCACCGCTCTTGATCGGACAAGATGTCCTCGGAGCTGCAAGGACAGGATCTGGGAAAACTCTTGCTTTTCTAATACCAGCTGTGGAGCTGCTATATAACACACATTTTGCTTCTCGTAATGGAACAGGTGTTGTTGTGATTTGCCCAACACGGGAACTTGCAATACAG ACCCATGCGGTGGCAAAGGACCTTCTAAAGTATCACTCACAGACTCTGGGCTTGGTTATCGGAGGTTCAGCCAGGAGAGGAGAAGCAGAACGCATTGTAAAAGGAGTAAATTTATTGGTTGCAACCCCTGGTCGACTTCTTGACCATCTTCAGAATACCAAGGGATTCATATATAAGAACTTGAAG TGCCTCATGATTGATGAAGCTGACAGGTTATTGGAAGCAAACTTTGAGGAAGAAATGAAACAGATTATTAAGTATCTACCGAAG GATAGGCAAACAGCTTTATTTTCAGCAACCCAAACTAAGAAG GTTGAAGATCTTGTTAAGTTGTCGTTTCGGAAAGATCAGAAACCTATCTATGTTGATGTGGATGAGGGGAGAACTAAG GTCACCAATGAAGGGCTGCAGCAAGGTTATTGTATTGTGCCTAGTGCCAAgagatttcttcttctatatTCTTTCCTGACGAAGAATCTTTCTAAGAAAGTGATggtcttcttctcttcttgtAACTCCGTCAAATTCCACTCCGAACTGCTTAAATACGTTAATGTGGATTGCTTTGATATCCATGGAAAGCAAAAGCAGCAGAAGAGGACAACTACCTTTTTTGATTTCTGCAAAGCAGAGAAAGGAATCTTACTTTGTACCGATGTTGCTGCTCGTGGACTGGATATTCCTGCTGTG GACTGGATTTTGCAGTTTGATCCTCCGGATGAACCCAAG GAATATATCCACAGGGTTGGTCGAACAGCTCGAGGGGAAGGTGGAAAAGGAAAGGCACTACTTTTCCTCATTCCTGAAGAGTTGCAATTTATACGCTATTTGAAG gCTGCAAAAGTCCCTGTTAAAGAGCATGTATTTAATGAGAAGCAGCTGAAAAATGTGCAGTCACAGCTG GAGAAAATGGTTGAAGGCAACTACTATCTGCGCAAATCAGCAAAAGAGGCGTATACATCTTATTTATTATCATATAATTCACACTCCATGAAGGACATCTTTAATGTTCACCGCCTTGATCTGCAG GCGGTTGCAGcttccttttgcttttctaATCCACCCAAGGTGAATTTGAACTTAGACAGCAGTGCATCAAAGTTCAGGAAGAAGATGCGTAAAGTAGAGGGAAGTCGAAATGGATTCAGTGAGAGCAATCCTTATGGTAGACAAAAAGGTGGTGATGACAATCGACAATTTGCCAGGCATTAG